One Pseudomonas sp. C27(2019) DNA window includes the following coding sequences:
- a CDS encoding YbcC family protein, with the protein MSNPISHPAQNTASVKSFLSATASATDTPAESLNLKIERACAQACQAIAPAWPLDRAIAVNPHWSRIDRPIREVAARMAVLGAIKVFPPRSYIQQAWREGRIQPDDLSSALKRLPAAQALSLEQCIEGLADNSVIPRLPLLIDELDDDLDKDKRLSWRQAITHQVSQTCAAYFDQHQADWQPESAAGLYAFWRETITHDYGISTLMGLPDLAQTLSVLPTTRQDAERWVLKRLGLPESVWVDYLEAVLLTVNGWASWCAYLGWQTQQAGQTDAHLRDLLAIRLAWGVILLDYKDDSSAKTAFSAIQAQWQFTAERLKQAEHTLVMDEVWQLALETGYQRQLSRQLTAPAAAQPTRTQAPTVDVQAVFCIDVRSEPLRRALETVHPGMQTIGFAGFFGLPVAYTPFATAARRPQLPGLLPATLEVTDRISPALATKTTSAEALNTSAQQARQRNFAWSEQMHSASRWPASAFSFVEAAGLAYVGKLARWLKPTAQPLQSNDLAGLPARYQRLCRPALYAMDTQAKVQLAARVLQAMGLDSYLAPTVLLVGHGSQSKNNAQAAALDCGACCGQTGEVNARVLARLLNEPEVRAGLKLCDIEIPEHTVFIAALHNTTTDEIGGFDLDLLTVPARKTWDSLQSVFAQAGAQVRRERAAKLGLSASAAANQLLAQLRRRANDGAQTRPEWGLADNAAFIIAPRQRTVGLALNGRSFLHDYDSTQDTDGSILELLMTAPMLVTHWINLQYHASVCDPQRLGSGNKLLHNVVGGHIGVFEGNGGDLRIGLSQQSVHDGQRWMHEPLRLTVIIDAPSHAIEKVIGQHSVVRQLVNNGWIHLWRFEQAQLLRYDNGDWQACAL; encoded by the coding sequence ATGAGCAACCCCATCTCGCATCCAGCACAAAACACGGCATCAGTTAAAAGCTTTTTAAGCGCGACAGCGTCAGCCACAGATACGCCTGCAGAGTCGCTCAATTTAAAAATTGAAAGGGCCTGCGCGCAAGCCTGCCAAGCAATCGCCCCAGCATGGCCGCTGGATCGGGCCATTGCCGTTAATCCGCATTGGTCACGTATTGATCGGCCCATTCGTGAAGTGGCCGCGCGTATGGCTGTGTTAGGCGCTATCAAGGTTTTCCCGCCTCGCAGTTACATACAGCAGGCGTGGCGCGAAGGGCGCATTCAGCCTGACGATTTAAGCAGCGCACTCAAGCGTTTGCCCGCCGCACAAGCGCTGAGCCTTGAGCAATGCATTGAGGGTTTGGCTGATAACAGCGTCATCCCGCGCTTACCTCTGCTTATTGATGAGCTGGACGATGATCTTGATAAAGACAAGCGGCTCTCGTGGCGCCAAGCCATTACCCACCAAGTCAGTCAGACCTGCGCTGCCTACTTTGATCAGCATCAGGCTGACTGGCAACCCGAATCTGCTGCTGGCCTCTATGCGTTCTGGCGCGAAACCATCACCCATGATTACGGCATTAGCACTCTTATGGGCTTGCCTGATCTTGCACAAACCCTCAGTGTTTTACCGACCACTCGCCAAGATGCTGAGCGCTGGGTGTTAAAGCGTTTGGGGCTGCCTGAGTCGGTCTGGGTCGACTATCTGGAAGCTGTTTTACTGACGGTCAATGGCTGGGCGTCTTGGTGTGCGTACCTTGGCTGGCAAACGCAGCAAGCAGGGCAGACAGACGCACACTTGCGTGACTTGTTGGCGATTCGTCTGGCTTGGGGTGTGATTTTATTAGATTACAAAGATGACAGCTCAGCCAAAACCGCATTCAGCGCGATACAAGCACAATGGCAGTTCACTGCTGAGCGGTTAAAACAGGCTGAACACACCCTAGTGATGGATGAGGTGTGGCAGCTTGCTTTGGAGACAGGCTATCAGCGCCAGTTATCGCGTCAGTTGACTGCGCCAGCCGCGGCTCAGCCAACACGCACACAGGCGCCAACAGTCGATGTGCAAGCCGTGTTTTGTATTGATGTGCGCAGTGAGCCGCTGCGCCGCGCCCTTGAAACAGTTCATCCTGGTATGCAGACCATTGGTTTTGCAGGTTTTTTTGGTCTGCCTGTGGCTTATACGCCTTTTGCGACAGCGGCCAGGCGTCCGCAACTGCCGGGCTTACTGCCGGCCACACTGGAAGTGACAGACAGAATCAGCCCCGCCTTAGCCACTAAAACAACCAGCGCAGAGGCTTTAAATACAAGCGCACAGCAGGCCCGCCAGCGCAACTTTGCTTGGTCTGAACAGATGCACTCTGCCAGTCGCTGGCCGGCGTCTGCATTTTCCTTTGTTGAAGCAGCAGGCTTGGCCTATGTGGGGAAACTCGCACGCTGGCTTAAACCAACAGCACAGCCATTGCAGTCCAATGATTTAGCCGGCCTGCCTGCGCGCTATCAGCGTCTGTGCCGTCCTGCATTGTATGCAATGGATACTCAGGCAAAGGTGCAACTCGCTGCGCGTGTCTTGCAGGCCATGGGCTTGGATAGCTATCTTGCGCCAACTGTATTGCTGGTCGGGCATGGCAGCCAAAGCAAAAATAATGCACAGGCTGCCGCGTTGGATTGTGGCGCATGCTGCGGTCAAACCGGCGAGGTCAACGCGCGGGTCTTGGCACGTTTACTCAACGAGCCAGAGGTGCGTGCTGGTTTAAAACTATGTGATATCGAGATCCCAGAGCACACAGTGTTTATTGCCGCACTCCACAACACCACAACCGATGAAATAGGCGGCTTTGATCTTGACCTGCTGACAGTCCCTGCGCGCAAAACGTGGGACAGTTTACAGAGTGTGTTTGCTCAAGCCGGCGCTCAAGTGCGTCGCGAACGCGCCGCTAAACTGGGGCTCAGCGCCTCGGCTGCAGCCAACCAGTTGCTGGCGCAGTTACGTCGCCGCGCTAACGATGGCGCACAAACTCGGCCTGAATGGGGCTTAGCCGATAACGCTGCATTTATCATTGCGCCACGCCAGCGCACTGTCGGCCTAGCATTAAACGGGCGCAGCTTTTTGCATGACTACGACAGCACGCAGGATACTGACGGCAGCATTCTCGAACTGCTGATGACCGCGCCGATGCTGGTCACCCATTGGATCAACCTGCAATACCATGCCTCAGTCTGTGATCCGCAGCGCCTGGGTAGCGGTAACAAATTGCTGCATAACGTTGTTGGTGGACACATTGGTGTTTTCGAAGGGAACGGCGGCGATTTGCGCATTGGTCTGTCACAGCAATCTGTACACGACGGTCAGCGCTGGATGCATGAGCCGCTGCGTCTCACCGTCATCATTGATGCCCCCAGCCACGCCATTGAGAAAGTTATCGGCCAACATAGCGTGGTGCGGCAACTGGTCAATAACGGCTGGATCCACTTATGGCGCTTTGAGCAGGCTCAGTTGCTGCGCTACGACAACGGTGATTGGCAAGCGTGCGCGCTTTAG